In the Chlamydiales bacterium STE3 genome, one interval contains:
- a CDS encoding hypothetical protein (Product derived from UniProtKB/Trembl:Q6MAG3), translating into MSCWRSLLTAFLLPMAVHATEFAPWFGNQYEFEGGVSAIYQKFDRINSSSYRSDDVFLNLSLSLSPDPNWSGEIELLFADTRHRNLGFDSGKLTGRYLFLDDVSGDPVSLTFGISMILPIHRALRDPGSFHHGMIESEVHLAIGKELASHDQWVKRQFGVIALGAATQGAPWLRACYSWEKKVSNRFSWTAYLNGLFGFGKRRLNLKGFKGYGAIGHRSVDLGLKLNYLFDYNGSLSLDYARRIYACNYPKNANIFQLTYLYPFSP; encoded by the coding sequence ATGTCCTGTTGGAGAAGCCTCCTGACGGCATTTTTGTTGCCCATGGCAGTTCACGCTACAGAATTTGCTCCATGGTTTGGGAACCAGTATGAATTTGAAGGTGGCGTGTCAGCGATTTACCAAAAGTTTGATCGCATTAACTCTTCCTCTTATCGATCCGATGATGTCTTTCTTAACTTAAGCCTCTCCCTTTCTCCTGATCCAAATTGGAGTGGTGAAATAGAGCTTCTATTTGCTGACACGCGACACCGCAATCTTGGTTTCGACAGCGGGAAACTGACAGGACGTTATTTATTTTTAGATGATGTCTCTGGAGATCCTGTGAGTTTGACGTTCGGTATTTCCATGATTTTACCTATCCATCGCGCTTTAAGAGATCCAGGGTCATTTCATCATGGGATGATAGAGTCAGAAGTTCATTTAGCTATAGGAAAGGAGCTTGCATCTCACGATCAATGGGTAAAAAGACAGTTTGGAGTGATTGCTCTTGGAGCTGCGACACAAGGTGCTCCATGGCTTCGTGCCTGCTATTCGTGGGAAAAAAAGGTTTCTAACCGTTTTTCTTGGACAGCCTATTTGAATGGACTTTTTGGTTTTGGCAAGCGACGCTTAAATCTTAAGGGATTTAAGGGGTATGGCGCTATTGGCCATCGTTCAGTTGATCTTGGCCTTAAATTGAATTATCTCTTTGATTATAATGGAAGTCTGTCACTTGATTATGCCCGCAGAATCTATGCGTGCAATTACCCGAAAAATGCGAATATTTTTCAATTAACTTATTTATATCCCTTTAGCCCCTGA
- a CDS encoding Holo-[acyl-carrier-protein] synthase (Product derived from UniProtKB/Swiss-Prot:Q6MAG4;Gene name derived from UniProtKB/Swiss-Prot:Q6MAG4;EC number derived from UniProtKB/Swiss-Prot:Q6MAG4), giving the protein MIINIGNDIIEISRIKANLEKYGQKFLDRIFLPEEQAYCLKFQDPSARLAGRFAAKEAVAKALGTGFSKELSFLDISIQNGPRGNPLVLLSSAVMEHFGNPNILISISHCKEYATAVALLMD; this is encoded by the coding sequence GTGATAATTAATATTGGCAACGACATCATTGAAATTAGTAGAATTAAAGCAAATTTAGAAAAATATGGTCAGAAGTTTTTAGATCGCATTTTTTTGCCAGAAGAGCAGGCCTACTGCCTCAAATTTCAAGACCCTTCTGCACGTCTTGCGGGGCGATTTGCAGCAAAAGAAGCGGTAGCGAAAGCTCTCGGTACTGGCTTTAGTAAAGAATTATCTTTTCTCGATATCTCAATCCAAAATGGGCCACGAGGTAACCCTCTCGTTTTATTATCAAGCGCAGTGATGGAACATTTCGGTAATCCTAACATCCTCATCTCGATCAGCCATTGCAAAGAATATGCAACAGCAGTCGCTCTTTTAATGGATTAA